Sequence from the Thermocoleostomius sinensis A174 genome:
GTGATTACTTCTAACCTCTCTTCCCTCCCCGAAGTTGCAGGAGAGGCGGCCCTGCTGGTTGATCCCTACAATACAGCAGAAATTGCCACCGCTATGCAGCAAATTGCTAGTGATGACACCACTAGGACCCATCTACGATCGGCTGGACTGGACAGAGCACGACAGTTTAGTTGGAGCAAGACGGGACAAGCAACCACCAACGTGTTGTTGCAGCATTTGTTGCAGCATTTATAGTCAGTAGGGGAATGATCGGGGGGATTATCTCATCTCAAAATCAACTACGTCGGGTAACGAGTCATTGTGAGATTGTCAGGATCACATCGTCAGGATCACGAAGAAAACGATCGCCACATCATCCCCACGAACCAGCCCCAACCCAACCCCACCAATGATGTTCCGGTCAAAACGAAAAACGTCTGAACGCGGCTCAAGCTTGTCCGCAACTTTTCTCCAGCCCCGGCTAAGGTTAACGCACCAATTCCAGCCCAGGCCCAAGCCAACGCGCCTGCCCACGCGCCAGATAAGCTTCCAGTCAACGTTCCTGCCGCCGCCACCGCCACGGCTACCAAAACCGCAACTGTTAAAGCCCCAGACAACGTCTCCGCCCCTGCACCTACGCTCGCTCCAGCCAAGGCGCCTGCCCATGCCCCCGTCCACGCACTCGGGCCAGTTTCTGCTACTGAGGTTGTTAGCGAGATGCCAAGTACTGCGTAGCCAGTCAATGCAAAGGACAGCCATTGCCAAGGAATGGTTGCTAGCACCGATGGCGAGGGTGTGGTCGGTGCTGGTAGCTGGGATGTTGCTTGCGATCGAACGGATGCACCCAACCGAGTGGCTCGTCTGGAACGATTGGCAGTTGTAGAAACCGATGGGATCAGCGGCATTGGGGATGGCACGATAGTGAAGGGATGATTTGGCACCGAATAGGCTGATTGGCTAAATGGGTTTCTTGCTAGCGCCATCGGTCGGGCGATCGGTTCTTCCAAGAGAATGAGCCACGCCTGCATCGATTGAGGTCGATCGACGGCTCTCAACGCCATCCCTTTCAAAATCGCGCTATTGACATAATCGCTAATGGCTGAATTGTAATGCTGTGGTGGTTCCAAGGGTGTGCCCACCAAGCGACTGGGGGCCGGTCGCGGCACAACCCCGGTCAAAAGACAGTACAGCGTTGCTGCCAAGGCATACACATCGGTATAGGCTCCTCGTTTGGCACGGCGATCGTATTGTTCAATGGGCGAAAACCCCTCTGTGCGAGATTCTGTGTGGGTCAGGGTCAAACCAGGAATGAATTCGCGGGCCAGCCCAAAATCGATTAACACGGCTTCAGATGTTCCCGTGCGAATCATGATGTTTTGCGGCTTCACATCTCGATGCAATAGCTCCAGCGAATGCACAATAGACAACGCTTCTCCGACTTGCCGAATATAATGCAGCGCCTCAGCTTCCGGCAATTTTCCCCGTCCCAAGCGTTCAGCCAAACTCATGCCCTGCACATATTCCATCACCATGCCATCTACCGTACCTTCGGGCGTCTCTTCGCGAATCAATTCTCGAACTTGCACTACATGGGGATGCCGACACCGAGCAAGCTTCAATGCTTCGTTGAGAAAATCTTGCTGCAATCGCGTTTGATAGTTTGCCCACTTTGGATCAAGTCTCAGTTCGTCTTTCAGGGTTTTAATGACTACCCATTCCTCGTTGGGTCTGGTGGGGTGTTGCCTTGCTAGATAAGTAATCCCCGCACCTCCCCATCCTAGGATGCGATCGATGATGTACTTTCCGCCCTGTAGCTCTTGTCCTGAGTTCCACGCCATTGCCTTGAATGCTGCAAAACTGGCTTCATTCTTGCATAAACTCTGCAAATTTCGTAGAGAATGCAACGTTGTTCAATCAGGCTCTATCCTCCGTCCTAATTCTAATGTGCAGTGTCTGCGAGTTTCAGAATTAGATAACGATTGCAACAATGGATTAACCTTGACTAAAGCGTTAATTTAGATAAATAAAACCTGCCCCCTGCGATCGGGCGTGTCCCCACAACTTACTAGAATGAAAAAATAATTAATGGCCGGTTAACATTGCGAGAGGAATTAATTCTATATGCATCTGAGTGAAATTACTCACCCAAATCAGTTGCATGGTTTATCCATTCATCAGCTTAAGCAAATCGCTCGACAGATTCGCGAAAAGCACCTGGAAACCGTGGCAGCCACTGGGGGACATCTCGGCCCTGGCTTGGGAGTTGTAGAACTAACGTTAGGACTCTATCAAACGCTGGATCTCGATCGCGACAAGGTGATTTGGGATGTGGGACATCAAGCTTATCCCCATAAAATGATTACAGGACGTTACAATACGTTTAACACCCTGCGGCAGAAAGACGGGGTAGCTGGGTATTTAAAGCGCTGTGAGAGTAAATTTGACCATTTTGGAGCCGGACATGCCTCCACCAGCATCTCGGCCGCCTTGGGCATGGCATTGGCACGCGATTTAAAAGGCGAGAAATTCAAAGTCGCAGCGGTGATTGGCGATGGGGCACTCACAGGCGGGATGGCGCTTGAAGCCATTAACCATGCTGGACATTTGCCCAAAACCAACTTGCTGGTGGTGCTTAACGACAATGAAATGTCGATCTCACCCAACGTTGGTGCGCTGTCTCGGCATCTCAACAAAATGCGCCTCAGCCCTCCAATGCAGTTCCTTACCGATAACCTAGAAGAACAATTCAAGCAATTGCCGTTTGTGGGCAACTCGCTTTCTCCCGAACTGAATCGCCTCAAAGAAGGGATGAAGCGGCTGGCTGTTCCCAAGGTAGGAGCCGTGTTTGAGGAACTGGGCTTTACCTACATGGGTCCGATCGACGGCCACAACCTAGAAGAATTGATTGCCACCTTTCAGCACGCCCACAAACAGCCTGGCCCAGTGCTGGTGCATGTTGTCACCACGAAAGGTAAAGGCTATGCGATTGCCGAGCAAGACCAAGTGGGGTATCATGCCCAAAATCCCTTCAACCTAGCAACCGGAAAACCGCTTCCCTCTAACAAACCTAAGCCACCCGGCTACTCTAAGGTATTTGCCCACACGCTGACAAAATTGGCAGAAAATAACCCCAAAATTGTTGGAATTACGGCTGCCATGGCCACGGGAACCGGCCTTGATAAACTCCAGGCAAAATTGCCAAAGCAATACATCGACGTGGGCATTGCCGAACAACATGCGGTGACGCTAGCGGCTGGTCTGGCTTGCGAAGGGATGCGGCCGGTTTGCGCCATTTATTCCACATTCTTGCAACGCGCCTATGACCAAATCATCCATGATGTTTGCATTCAAAACTTACCCGTCTTCTTCTGCCTTGATCGAGCAGGTATTGTCGGAGCCGATGGCCCTACTCATCAAGGTATGTATGATATTGCCTATTTGCGCTGTATCCCCAATATGGTGCTGATGGCTCCTAAGGATGAAGGCGAGTTGCAGCGGATGATTGTCACTGGAGTCGAGTACACCGACGGCCCGATTGCCATGCGTTATCCGCGTGGCAATGGTTATGGTGTGCCGCTGATGGAAGAAGGTTGGGAACCACTGCCGATTGGTAAAGGTGAAATTTTGCGTCATGGTGATGATGTACTGCTGTTGGGCTATGGCTCAATGGTGCATCCGGCATTGCAAACCGCAGAAATTTTGCACGAGCATGGTATTGAAGCAACTGTGGTCAATGCCCGCTTTGCCAAACCGCTCGATACAGAATTAATCGTGCCATTAGCTAAGCAGATCGGGCGTGTTGTCACCCTAGAAGAAGGCTGCATTATGGGTGGTTTTGGCTCGGCGGTTGCTGAATCCCTGCTCGAGCATGGAGTGGCCGTTCCCCTGACGCGGATTGGAATTCCGGATATACTGGTCGATCACGCCAAACCCGATGAATCCAAAGCGGATTTGGGATTAATGCCGGCCCAAATGGCCGATCGCGTTTTGCAATTATTTAGTTCTCAGCCAGCAATCATCGGTTGAGAGTAGTGAGATCAGACATCCTGAAATTGGTTGGGTTGGGGTTACTGGCATCAGTGGAGGTGTAGCTACAAATCTGTGTCAGTCTTGAGTTCAGTTGCGTTGATCCGATTATCTCAACAGGTTCTTTAGTCGTGTCCAAATCAGGTATCAAGAACAGAACATAGTGCTCAAACAGACAATCGGTTTCACGTTCAACGCCAGAACCCCATCTAACCTCCTTATTTGAATTTTTTTTACAATTTTTGCTTAGTGTCCTGATCACACTTGATCAAGGATTTATTTCTCAATAGAAAGCTCTAAACCACTTTTCATCAACTTGATAAAGTGCACACTTGTTTGAACAGCTTCACTAACAAATTTTAGGATGAAAAAGTGGGCTTACTTCACCGTGTCTCTGGGAGCAAGATAGAGACAAACCAGATCTGGGCATTCTGTTGCAGGAGTATTGCTAAGGAATAGCCATTTTGTAAAAGCAAGCGATTATATGGTTTTATGAAAGCAATTGAACTTAAGTTTCTGCTCAAGTTGTTGGGTAAGTCAAGTTATCGTACGGTCATCTCAGAGCTTAAGCCGAGTGAGAAAACTAGTGCGTCAGAACGAAATAAAATTTGTATTGATTTGACCAATCGCGGTATTGTTGCCCATTCGCGCAGAGTTGAGAAATTTAAACTCGAGCCGTCAGCTAGAGCATTGCTTGCAGTAGATGCGGCGGAATCTCCCTTGACGGCGGAACAATTGGCTGTGTTGCGAGCGTGTCAGAAGCAGGCAGCCACGCCTGGAGAGATCAAGAAAGTTGAAGCAGGCGATCGACAACGAGTTATCCAAGATCTGGAAGCCAAGGGTTTTATTAAGGCAGAAAAAGTTCAGATTCAAGAGGTTTGGTTGACCGATCGAGGTCGAGAATATTTGCGGGAAGAATGTCATGTGAGTGGTACTGCAACCATTAGCCTCAACCTGCTGCAAAATTATATGAATTTCTTGCGAAAGGAATTGCACACGGCTTCCAAGGTTGCACCGATTGAATCTTCAGATTCTGCTACTGAACTGAATCATGTACATGATACGACTGATTCTTTCAGTGAAGTAACTATATTGAAATCGGTTGAATCATCTGGTGCGATCGATGCAGCAGATAAACCCAGCGATGCAGAAATTTTACACCTCATTCAAGAATTAGATCGAGAACTGGGAACCGAAAACTATTTACCAATTTTTCACTTGCGGCAGAAACTACAACCGCCATTGTCCAGGGAAGAACTTGATCAAGCCTTGTACCGTTTGGAGCGAAACGATCGAATTGAATTAAGTTCATTAGTGGAAGCAATTCGATATACTCCAGAACAAATTCAAACAGGTATCCCCCAAGAGGCAGGCGGTCCCTTGTTTTTTATAGTGGTCAACAATTGAGGCTTATAGAGCTTTTAGACCATCAGAAATTTTAGTGCAAATTTAATCGCAATTGGCATCTAGAGTAACAAAGGCAGTACGTTATGGCATCTATTGACGAAATTATTTTACGTGCAGCAAATCCGTTTGATCCAGTTACATTTAAAACTGGAAATTTTTGGCAAGAAGATGATTCTAATGGGGAATACCAAACTGTGGAATCTATTCACCAAGAGGCAATCGAGCAAATTACCCAAATGCTGGATACAGTTGCAGGCGATCATCGTACCCGCGCTGTCTTGTTGAAAGGCGATGTTGGTTCGGGCAAAAGCTATGTTTTGAGCCGTCTAAAACATTTGCTAAATTCCAAAGCCTTTTTTGTGTATATTGATCCGTTTAAAGACAGCGAGCATATTTGGCGACATACACTTCGGCGAACTGTTGATAGCTTAATGTACAGTCCTGAAGGACAAGCAGAGTCACAGTTAATTCTCTGGCTCAAAAGCCTATCAGTATTTAGAGAACATAGTCTACTAAAAAATATCTTAGGCGAGCGAAGGCTGTTTGTTAATAACTTTAGAGCTACTTATCCCGTTGGAATTCATCAAGCCAAAGAGTTTTTTAGCGTTTTACATGGACTGACGCAACCTGAGTTATATTCGATCGCCTGTAATTGGCTACAGGGTGAGGATTTAGACGACGAAGATTTAAGAACTTTAGGCATAAGGAAATCAATAGATAGTGAAACGTTTGCCCAAGGAATTCTATCTAATTTTGGTAGAATTTCTACGTCAACTTACCCAATCGTCCTTTGTTTCGATCAAGTTGAAAGTAAGCTGATGCCGGATGGAACAGCCGATCTTCAACCAGTTTTTCAGGTCAACACTATCTTTCATACAGAAAGACTTAAAAACTTCTTAATTATTATCAGTGTTGTTAAAAATACTTGGGAAGAGAATCGCAAACGCATCCAAGTATCTGATAGGGATAGAATTGAGAAGGAGGTTCTTCTGAATCGGATCAATTTAGATCAAGCAGAGGCAATTTGGGCAAGTCGGCTTTATCCGCTTCATATTCAAGCTGATCCAAAACCTGCAAATCCCATTTTCCCTCTATCTCGTCAAGAACTGGAGCAGAAAGTCCCAGGTGGAAAAACCACGCCAAGAGCAGTGCTGGCAGCGGGGCAGCGTCTATTTTTGAAGTATAAGTCACAGATTGTTGGACATGAAATCCCCCTGCCTGATACAACAGCATCATTCAAATTACTATGGGCGAAGGAGTTTAGGAAAACAAAGGAAAAGGTGACTCGCGTTCGTCATTTTTCCTCTCTTGAATTGACCACCATGTTACGGGAAGTTGTTGCAGTTTTGAATGCAGAGAAGATACAGCCCAAGTTTTTGCCTAGCCCAACCTATTCTAGTTATTCGTTTTCCTATCACCTGCCCGACCAATCTGAAAAAGTTGGCGTTGTTTGGGCAGAAGAACCAAGCCTGAACAGCTTCTATAACATTATGCATGCTTGTCAAAAAGCTAATGAACGCGGTTTATGTCAGAGGCTTTATTTACTACGTGCTGAACCCATTGGAGGAAATCGAAATAGAGGCCATCAGCTTTGCAATCAAATTTTTAATGGTTGTCCTCATGTTCGATTAAAACCTGACCTACACTCAATTCACTACTTGGCAACCTACGATCGTCTAGTCAACTCAGCAAAAGCTCAGGAGCTAGTGCTTAGTGGAAAAGCAATCAATCTCACTGATCTTGAAGAGTTAGTTCGAGAGTCGGAAGTATTACATGAGTGTCTTCTGTTGCAACAACTTGGTGTCGTTCCTAGAAAGAAAGTTGAGCCTGATCCAACTAATTTTTCTCTAGAAGAGGCAAAAGAGTTTCTCTTGAATTTTGTCAAAATTCATCATGTCATTGCTCAGAAAACAGTGACTTGTACTGTGCACAATCAGTTTTCAGATTTGAACGATCGACAAATTCAAACGGTGATTCATCGTTTATGCCAAGATAAAAAAATTCGGATTCTTGATGAAAATGCTCCAGAGGATGAAAAAATTATCTGCCTGATTTCTCGAAGTGCTTAATCAGTAGCTCCATGCCCTATTTAACTACCCCTGCCGACATTCGATCGCTGATTGCCCAACTTACCACCTATCCCATCCTTTGGCTAGATACTGAAGTAGCGGATTGGCAAACACCCAACCCCAAGCTATCGCTGATTCAAGTCTTGTTCAATTCAGATGATAGAACTGGTGAGTTCGCTTATATTTTGGATGTTCTCGATCGTCCTGATTTGATTCAAAACTTTGTTGTTGAAATTATGTGCAATGAAGCGATCGAAAAGGTATTTCATAATGCCGCGTACGATTTGAAATTCTTGGGGGGCGATTGGGCACAGAACGTCACCTGCACCTTCAAAATCGTTCGACGAATGTCTAAAAGAAAGTTGGGTATTTCTAATCGCAAGTTGAAGACCTTAGCTAAAGAACTTTGTCACTTCACGGATATTGACATTGAAGAACAAACCAGCGATTGGGGTCGGCGGCCACTCAGTCAAAAACAACTGCACTATGCCAGGATGGATACAGTGTATTTGGCGCATGTTCATCAATATTTGCTTCAATTGAATTCACCTAAACCTGCTGTCTTAACGCCACCAGATACCGTGAACAAGCCCACTGCCAATCCTTCATCGTTTAGTGTGACCCAAGTGCGAGTCGCGTTTGAATGTGCTCGTTTGTTTTACTTAGGGCATCACTTTGGCGGGATGACGATGTTTCTGCCGCCAGGGAAAGTATTGGGAATTGGCAGTGCCTTTCATGATTTATCGAATCAATTTGTCAAAACGGCGCGTCAGGATGCTCAATTTGCCAACTTGTTCAACTCGCCTGTCGATCAACTCAAGGTAGAACCGATCGCTACTCAGATGCAAGCCCTATTCTACGATCGGGTATTTTTTCCTTACCTACAATCGGTGATCCAAACAGAACCTAGTAGAGCACCGGCACTGCTTCAGCTTTGGAATGGATTGAAAGGCTTGATTCGGCGATGGGCAACGCTATTAGTCAGCAATCGCCAGGTTTGCAGCGCTGAGGAGGTGATTGAGAAAACCTTTCTGGTGCAAGAACTTAGCGTTCAACATCAGTTTTTGTTGCCTAACGGAACCCAACAACAAATAAGAGGTCGGTTTGACAGCTTGGTGTATGACTTTGCCAATCATCGCTTGTGTGTGGTTGAATACAAAACCTATCAATCGCTCGACCAATCGGCTCAACTGGCCCAAGTTGCGCTCTACAGCTATATGTTGCGCGAGAGAATTGGTGTACCGATCGATTCGGCAGTATACACAGCTTTGCCTGACTGGAAAGAACTCACTTTCACCTGGAATGAGCTAGAAACAACGGTGCATCACCTAATCCCGCACAAGCTTCAACAGATGCAGCAATGGCTCACTTGGCAACAAGGACAACCCAACCCCCCGCCCCCCGCCGCGCAAGCTCACCTCTGCGACAGTTGCCCACAACGGCAAAAATGTCAGACCTTTTTCCCAGACATCCCCACCAACCGTTCTGTGTATGATTCTGTCTCTAAACCGATCGCTGCGCCACCATCTACCGTAATTCAACCGCCTCGACAGAACCCCATTCAATCCACGAAATCCCCATCTTCCGTTCCTGAACCTGCTCCATCTAACGAGTCCGATCGCATGGGTGAACGTCTCGTAGAGACGCTGCAATCGTTTGGCATTGAAACTGCCTATCAAGGAGCGGCTTTGGCTCCTGCCTTCATTCGCGTTAAACTTAAGCCTAATCCAGGGGTGAAAGTCAACTCAATTCTCCGGCTTTCTGACGATCTACGAGTGCAACTTGGGTTGACCTACCCGCCGCTGATTGCCCCACAAGCTGGCTATGTCAGTGTGGATTTGCCCCGTCCCGATCGCCAACTGGCAACGTTCGACCGCTACATTCCACTGCAAGCACAACCGGCTACTGCCCCGGTGCAAATTGCGATTGGGGTTGATTTAGAAGGGCAACTGGTGGAAGCCGATTTGTCTGATCCGAATACCTGTCATTTTCTGGTCGGTGGTACTACGGGTAGCGGCAAAAGCGAGTTTCTTCGATCGCTGCTGCTCAGCTTGCTAGTGCGACATTCGCCTGATTATCTAAAAATTGGGTTAGTTGATCCAAAACGAGTCACGTTCCCAGAGTTCGAGCAGATTCCCTGGTTGTATACGCCTGTGGTCAAGGATAGCGATCGGGCGATTGCATTGATGAACGAATTAGTGGCAGAAATGGACAGGCGCTATCAGCAATTTGAACAAGCCAAATGTCCCGATCTGGCAACCTACAATCAGCATCAAGCCCCCATGCCTCGCATCGTTTGCATTTTTGACGAATACGCCGACTTTATGGCTGAGAAAGAAACACGATCGGCCTTGGAACTGAACATTAAGCGCTTAGGAGCAATGGCCAGAGCGGCTGGCATTCATCTAATTATTGCTACCCAGCGCCCAGAAGCTAAAGTCGTGACTCCTTTAATTCGATCGAACTTACCTGGACGAGTTGCGCTCAGAACCGCCAGCGAAGCTGATTCTGCAATTATTCTGGGTGGAAGACAGATCGAAGCAGCCTATCTGTTGGGAAAGGGAGATTTACTCTACCAAGCCGGAGCGCACTTACTGCGGCTACAAAGCCTGTTTGCACCTAGCATGGATGACACATTGTCCCAACTAATTGCCCCTCGTTCTTCTTCCTGAATTGCTGCCGATCGATGCAACAAAAAAGCGGCTCGATTGCGGCCGCCTATCTTCCCAGTCAAATCTATGCTTTTTTCGTCTGTTGCCGTTGACTAATCAAAAATCCCCCCAGTCCTGCTAAGCCAAGCAACAAAGCAGGTTCAGGAACAGATTGCTGAGGTGGCGGTTCAGGTGCAATTCCTTGCAGCGCCACTTCATAAATCGCGCTATGGGAAACGCCATCGCCTTTCTCAACCAGTCCAGAATTCACGCCACTGAAGCTATAGAGATACCCAGTTTGATTGTTGTAGGTATACTTGATCAACTCGCTGGCTTGGAGCACTTTGGTTGCTAGCAGCGGGCGTAGCGCCCTCACTAAGTTTTTAGATTGCGTGCTGGCGTTGCTGCTCAAGAAAGCATCGATCGATTTTAGGAATAACGGGGTGGCATTCAGATGTCCTGCCAGTCCAATCTTGATTACTCCAGTGATATTGTTCTGGTTAACGTAGGCAACATTTGGGTCGCTGAAGCGTTGAAACCCACCATGTTGGGTGAAGACATTGAAGAGTAGCGTCCCGTCTGCACTACCAACCATTGTGCCGAATCCATTAGCCGTTAACATATCATCAAACCAAGTTTGTCCAAGGGTTTTGCTGCCAACTGGACTAAGCCAATCTGCCATCGTTAAACTGCTTAACGTGATATCACGACCGCCAATTTGCCCAGATAGGCTGCTAACACCTGTGTAGGCTGCAAACGCAGTGTTCGTCAATGTTTCGCTATTAGAAAACAACTCAACGTTTCCCATCGGATTGTTGAGGTCTCCACTCAGCACTTTTACCAGGTTTGCTGGTGTGTTATCTACCTTGAAAGTGTTGGTCTGATCGGCATCATAGGTCAAGTAGGATGCTGCTCCGCTGAGCGAAGGATTAGTGAGGCTGCCTGCCAATACAGGAGAGCTAGCGATCGTACCGAAACCCAAGCAGACAGACGTTCCAAGCAGAAATGATTTAATCCAGTTAGGCATGTATAAAATTGCTCCACAAGATGAGTAGGCAGTCATCGAAGATATTGAAGAAATCGATCAACTTGGGGGCAAGCGATTTGTTAACGGAAAAATTGATAATGCTTGGGACTGAAGCGAATAGCACTTCTTGGGGAGAGAAGCGCAATGCCATCATTCATGGCTCGATCCATAGCTCAGTCGAAAGCGACTCAATCAAGTTGATGGCTCAGTTTAGTATAGATAACATCACAACTTGATAGGTGAAGTTGTGATTGAGTTTGGCAATGGAAATGATGAACTTCTGAAGAGTTTTCAAACCTACCTGTAAAGCGGTTTTCCGTGATCTTATCGGTAGGCGCCACGAGAAACCGCACAATTACCCAACTTGAAGGAATACTGCACAAGAAAACTACGGCAGTTTTAGAATGGCTACCGATGAGGAGGTTGAGCTTTTTTAAGAGCCATCTAGAAGACAGTTAGTAACGTCGTCTGCTACCGACGATCGCTCGATTAATTAACCCCAGGACTGCTGAAAACAATGCTGCACCAACAATAGACCAGACGATTGGGAAAGAGGTGCCTCCAATGGCAAGCGGTAGAATTTCGGGTAGTCCAAACTGTCGTGCTACCCATAAGCCTAGATAGGCTCCTACCACTCCTACAAAGATAGAAGTCAAACAACCACCAGCCGTGTAGCCAACCAACGATTGGCCGATCGCACCACAAATAGCTGCGATGATGAGAAGAATTAAAAGTTCAACTATTGTCATAGCTAACGTACAAATGCATTCGGCAATACAGTGACAGGTTCAGTACTTAGGTGCATCCATCAAGTGATAGATTTTGAGTAGATGAAGAGAAAAAATAGTGAATCATTCAACTAATCTACCGAGCAGTAATTCAAAAACTTAAGTAAAAAAACAGCCAACTCAGAAGAACTCATGAGCCAAGGCTCCTTGTTCAACAACCGAGAGCGCTGTTAGCGGTCTGGTTGTCAATGGCAGGAGTCTAGCCTCTTCCGAGCGGCTGCCAATGCTGGTCATTAACAATGAGGTGTCTTGAGAAGTGAATGAGCATCACCATGCTTCACCATAGGAAGGAAAGGGGAAGAACTGGGGAAGACAACCTGTTTGGGGCAGAGATCGATCAGAGTGTGATTTGAGAAACCAAGGATTGCAGCGGCACTATTCCAAGCGTTCGAGTTCTTCTAACGCTCGTTGCTGAGCCTCGGTATTCCCCATGGATTCAAAAATCTCGGCAGCTTTCTGCAAATCGGTAATCGCTCCTTCTCGATCGCCCAGTTCAGATCGAGCTAGCCCCCGCGATACATAGGCAGGAGCAAAGTTAGTTTCAAGTTCTAGGGTGCGCGTAAAGTCAGCCACTGCACCTTCGTGATCATCGACTTCAGTACGGGCAATGCCACGATTGTAGTAAGTGAGGGCAAAGGTGGGGTCTAGTTCGATCGATCGAGACAGATCTTCCAAGGCAGCTTCATATTCTCCGGTTTCTGCATGGGCTACACCCCGTCCCCCATAGGCAATCGCATCGTTTGGATCAAGCTCAATAGCGCGGCTATAGTCTAAAATGGCTCCTTCCATATCCCCCGATGCCGCCCGCACCAAGCCTCGGCTGCCATAGGCGGGAGCAAAATCCGGATCAAGTTCGATCGCCTGCGTGAATTGATCAATCGCTCCAGCATAATCGCCGGACGCGGCTCGTTCTAACCCTCGGTTTAAGTAGGTGAAGGCATCATCTGAACGCTCGGTTGGACTGTCTGGGCTGGGTGTAAGCTGGGCGATCGTAGAAAATCTGGTCTGAGGTGATGAGTGAAGGGCTAGTAACTCTGTTCGATTAGGACTGAACTCCTGCGAGGCGAACTTCTCTAAACTCAACCCAGGTAAAGATGTGGCTGAAGCACGCTCAGCCAAACCAGTAACTAAACCTGTCATTGCCACCGCCGCACTGAAAACGCGAACCAAGTAGCTAAATAAAGAACTATTCATGAGAATGATACAAATGTTAGGGCAAGAATCTGGGCTACGGCATGATTGTACCTAGACCAAGTAATGGGTCGTCGGAGGACCAAGTAGCAGCCATTATGAGGACGGGGATAGCGTTGGCGGCTGCATCAGCAGAGGATCAAGCTTTCCTTGCCGATCGAGGGCATACAGATCATCACAGCCACCAATATGCTGATCATTGATGAAAATTTGCGGAACTGTGCGTCGTCCTCTGGCCCGTTCTGCCATTTTTACCCTAGCCGCTCCATCACCATCAATCTTGTATTCGGTGAATTTGACTCCTTTCCACCGCAGCAACACCTTCGCACGAATGCAATAAGGACAGGTTTGCCAAGTATAGATTTCGACGTTGGCTTTTACCTGCTCCGAGGAATGACCCAGGAAGAAATTAATGAGATTTTGCATCGTAATCGGATAGGTAAGGATTCCTTTCTATGATTATCCTTCTGGGATGATTCTGTCATATCGCTCGGGCTAGCACCAATTTCAAAAATATTCTGCAACAACTCTTTTTTATCTCTGCTAACCAACTTCCTGCTTGACCTCTACCATACCACTCCTGTTCCTTTTCTGTTTGTTTCCTCGTCCTCCCTTTTTGGGTACGTTATCTCCAGAGAGAGAAGCCTAGATTCATTAACCCGGCCATATTTGATTTTGCCTTCCGAACCCCCTCATCCCCCAGCCCCTTCTCCCAGAAGAAGAGAAGGGGAGTCAGATCGGAAGTCCCTCTCACGGAGGGCGAAGGCCGATGTCGTGACAACAGTTGCCGGGTTAATATCTGAAACCCATACAG
This genomic interval carries:
- a CDS encoding serine/threonine protein kinase; translation: MAWNSGQELQGGKYIIDRILGWGGAGITYLARQHPTRPNEEWVVIKTLKDELRLDPKWANYQTRLQQDFLNEALKLARCRHPHVVQVRELIREETPEGTVDGMVMEYVQGMSLAERLGRGKLPEAEALHYIRQVGEALSIVHSLELLHRDVKPQNIMIRTGTSEAVLIDFGLAREFIPGLTLTHTESRTEGFSPIEQYDRRAKRGAYTDVYALAATLYCLLTGVVPRPAPSRLVGTPLEPPQHYNSAISDYVNSAILKGMALRAVDRPQSMQAWLILLEEPIARPMALARNPFSQSAYSVPNHPFTIVPSPMPLIPSVSTTANRSRRATRLGASVRSQATSQLPAPTTPSPSVLATIPWQWLSFALTGYAVLGISLTTSVAETGPSAWTGAWAGALAGASVGAGAETLSGALTVAVLVAVAVAAAGTLTGSLSGAWAGALAWAWAGIGALTLAGAGEKLRTSLSRVQTFFVLTGTSLVGLGWGWFVGMMWRSFSS
- the dxs gene encoding 1-deoxy-D-xylulose-5-phosphate synthase is translated as MHLSEITHPNQLHGLSIHQLKQIARQIREKHLETVAATGGHLGPGLGVVELTLGLYQTLDLDRDKVIWDVGHQAYPHKMITGRYNTFNTLRQKDGVAGYLKRCESKFDHFGAGHASTSISAALGMALARDLKGEKFKVAAVIGDGALTGGMALEAINHAGHLPKTNLLVVLNDNEMSISPNVGALSRHLNKMRLSPPMQFLTDNLEEQFKQLPFVGNSLSPELNRLKEGMKRLAVPKVGAVFEELGFTYMGPIDGHNLEELIATFQHAHKQPGPVLVHVVTTKGKGYAIAEQDQVGYHAQNPFNLATGKPLPSNKPKPPGYSKVFAHTLTKLAENNPKIVGITAAMATGTGLDKLQAKLPKQYIDVGIAEQHAVTLAAGLACEGMRPVCAIYSTFLQRAYDQIIHDVCIQNLPVFFCLDRAGIVGADGPTHQGMYDIAYLRCIPNMVLMAPKDEGELQRMIVTGVEYTDGPIAMRYPRGNGYGVPLMEEGWEPLPIGKGEILRHGDDVLLLGYGSMVHPALQTAEILHEHGIEATVVNARFAKPLDTELIVPLAKQIGRVVTLEEGCIMGGFGSAVAESLLEHGVAVPLTRIGIPDILVDHAKPDESKADLGLMPAQMADRVLQLFSSQPAIIG
- a CDS encoding P-loop NTPase fold protein — translated: MASIDEIILRAANPFDPVTFKTGNFWQEDDSNGEYQTVESIHQEAIEQITQMLDTVAGDHRTRAVLLKGDVGSGKSYVLSRLKHLLNSKAFFVYIDPFKDSEHIWRHTLRRTVDSLMYSPEGQAESQLILWLKSLSVFREHSLLKNILGERRLFVNNFRATYPVGIHQAKEFFSVLHGLTQPELYSIACNWLQGEDLDDEDLRTLGIRKSIDSETFAQGILSNFGRISTSTYPIVLCFDQVESKLMPDGTADLQPVFQVNTIFHTERLKNFLIIISVVKNTWEENRKRIQVSDRDRIEKEVLLNRINLDQAEAIWASRLYPLHIQADPKPANPIFPLSRQELEQKVPGGKTTPRAVLAAGQRLFLKYKSQIVGHEIPLPDTTASFKLLWAKEFRKTKEKVTRVRHFSSLELTTMLREVVAVLNAEKIQPKFLPSPTYSSYSFSYHLPDQSEKVGVVWAEEPSLNSFYNIMHACQKANERGLCQRLYLLRAEPIGGNRNRGHQLCNQIFNGCPHVRLKPDLHSIHYLATYDRLVNSAKAQELVLSGKAINLTDLEELVRESEVLHECLLLQQLGVVPRKKVEPDPTNFSLEEAKEFLLNFVKIHHVIAQKTVTCTVHNQFSDLNDRQIQTVIHRLCQDKKIRILDENAPEDEKIICLISRSA